GGTCGCTGAATCGCACCTTGTAACCGATGCAGCCGCCCGGCTCCGTCTGCAGCTCTTCGGCAATACGGTTCGCCACGGTGCGCGCCGCCAGTCGACGCGGCTGGGTGTGGCCAATCAGCCCTTTTAGCCCGCGTCCCAGCTCCATACAGATTTTCGGCAGCTGGGTGGTTTTCCCCGAGCCGGTTTCCCCCGCAACAATCACCACCTGGTGGTCGCGGACGGCCTCAAGGATGTCCTGTTTTTTCTGGCTGACGGGCAGGTTTTCCGGGTAGGTAATTGCCGGACGTGCGGCTTCGCGCAGCACAACTTTCCCTGCCGCCTGTTCAATCTCTTTCGCCATCTCCTGGTAAATGGCCTGTTGTGCATCAGGATTTTTAACCTTCTTCACGCCGTGCAGACGGCGGGCAAAGCGCTGTTTATCGCGCAGCATCAGAGAATCAAGCTGTTGCAGGAGCATCGGGAAGGTTAATTTTTGTTGTTCTGTCATAGCGTTAAAGGGCAGTACACGCCCTGATAAACTCTCTTTTTAATGATTGCTATAGAGTACCACATCGACGCCTTTCGCGCCTTATTCAAAAAATTCGAACATAGGCTTCGATATATTGCGCTATCTCTGTGGCAGGATTGTGAATAGAGTGTCAACAAGCAACGGGGCAACCCCCTTCAATCAAATGCAACAACAGGAATCACCCATGAGCAAAGTATTAGTTTTGAAATCCAGTATTCTGGCAGGGTACTCTCAGTCTGGTCAGCTGTCTGATTACTTCGTTGAACAGTGGCGTGAACAGCATTCCGCTGACGAAATCACCGTGCGTGACCTGGCTGCAAACCCAATTCCTGTGCTGGACGGTGAGCTGGTTGGCGCGCTGCGCCCAAGCGATGCACCGCTGTCTCCACGTCAGCAGGAAGCCCTGGCCCTGTCCGACGAGCTGATTGCTGAGCTGCAGGCGCACGACGTTATCGTCATCAACGCCCCAATGTACAACTTCAACATCCCTACCCAGCTGAAGAACTACTTCGACCTGGTGGCGCGCGCTGGCGTAACCTTCCGTTACACCGAGAACGGCCCTGAAGGTCTGGTGAAAGGTAAACGTGCGATCGTCCTGACCAGCCGTGGCGGTATCCATAAAGACACCCCAACCGACCTGGTTGCGCCGTACCTGAGCCTGTTCCTGGGCTTCATCGGCATCACTGACGTGAACTTCGTGTTCGCTGAAGGTATCGCTTACGGTCCGGAAGTGGCGACCAAAGCGCAGACCGATGCGAAAGCCGCCATCGACAGCCTGGTAGCAGCCTAAGACTTCACCCTCTCACCGCCTGGTGGGAGGGTTTTTCTTTTCCCCGCATTTCGTTATTATCCGCTCCCACTCTCCAGCCGGGCGGCCTGATGTCTGCGATTATTGATTCTTTTATTGCCCCACCGTGTCACGACGACATTCAGATCCTCTGGCAGGATGAACATCTGCTGCTGATCGATAAGCCTTCCGGTCTGCTCAGCCTCTCGGGCAAAAATCCGCAAAACCTTGATTCCGTCCATTATCGTCTGGTCCAGACGTTCCCCGGCTGCACGCTGGTACACCGTCTGGATTTCGGCACGTCCGGGCTGATGGTGGTTGCGCGCAATAAGGCCATCAACGCGGCGCTGTGCCAGCAGTTCAGCCAGCGCAGCGTGGAAAAGGTCTACAGCGCCCTGCTTTGCGGCCATGTGGAAAACGACGAGGGAATAATAGACGCGCCGATTGCCAAAGACCCGGCGCTGTTCCCGCTGATGTCGATTTGCGCCATCAACGGAAAACCCGCCCGCTCCCGCTATCGGGTGGTGGAACGGTTTTATC
This region of Enterobacter asburiae genomic DNA includes:
- the azoR gene encoding FMN-dependent NADH-azoreductase, encoding MSKVLVLKSSILAGYSQSGQLSDYFVEQWREQHSADEITVRDLAANPIPVLDGELVGALRPSDAPLSPRQQEALALSDELIAELQAHDVIVINAPMYNFNIPTQLKNYFDLVARAGVTFRYTENGPEGLVKGKRAIVLTSRGGIHKDTPTDLVAPYLSLFLGFIGITDVNFVFAEGIAYGPEVATKAQTDAKAAIDSLVAA
- a CDS encoding RluA family pseudouridine synthase, translating into MSAIIDSFIAPPCHDDIQILWQDEHLLLIDKPSGLLSLSGKNPQNLDSVHYRLVQTFPGCTLVHRLDFGTSGLMVVARNKAINAALCQQFSQRSVEKVYSALLCGHVENDEGIIDAPIAKDPALFPLMSICAINGKPARSRYRVVERFYQGTGLPLTRVILTPETGRTHQLRIHCQQLGHPILGCDLYGGLEAPGAEETPRLMLHASELNFIHPVSGEPVNARHAAPF